A genomic region of Burkholderia humptydooensis contains the following coding sequences:
- a CDS encoding fatty acyl-AMP ligase, with protein MKHPPDTMAADAFADFVALTQYRAAHQPDLPVYTFVTGGDRDERHLTCAALDARAAAVAATLSEIARPGDRVLLLFPPGIDYIVALFGCMYAGVVAVPAYPVEPAQPERTLRRLTGIVADCAPAAILSTTFVRDDMSRVETGSPALGGLHWIAIDTLDDDAERSAPRPVDPRAPVYLQYTSGSTGAPKGVMISQRNLLHNSALIASRFEHDASSRGVIWLPPYHDMGLIGGILQPLYVGFPVTLMSHVDFLKHPLRWLRAIGERRATTSGGPNFAYQMLAAMRIADADFDKLDLRSWDVAFVGAEPIRPATLHAFAQRFARCGFDERAFYPCYGLAEHTLFMTGGLKSQPPVVAATPRGTEPARASDARRAGAAIGCGDAARDSLALIVDPDTRIPCDDGRVGEIWAQGPSVALGYWNNRALSEQTFEAELPGYGGRFLRTGDYGYRSGSEIFVTGRLKDMMLIRGANHYPHDVEATIEELDAELFRPGGCAVFALDTDAAPQVTVVRELRARYLKAFGDGGHEAGRTPDALFGRLRQAISLHHGIAVHHIVFTSPSAIPKTTSGKVQRHACRELFLNDTLPVITQWRAPSGAPNDTRNI; from the coding sequence ATGAAGCATCCGCCCGATACGATGGCCGCCGACGCATTCGCCGATTTCGTCGCGCTCACGCAATATCGCGCCGCGCATCAGCCCGACCTGCCGGTCTACACGTTCGTCACCGGCGGCGATCGCGACGAGCGGCATCTCACGTGCGCGGCGCTCGACGCGCGCGCCGCTGCGGTCGCGGCGACGCTCTCGGAGATCGCCCGCCCCGGAGACCGCGTGCTGCTGCTGTTCCCGCCCGGCATCGACTACATCGTCGCGCTGTTCGGCTGCATGTATGCGGGCGTCGTCGCCGTACCCGCGTATCCGGTCGAGCCGGCGCAGCCGGAGCGCACGTTGCGGCGGCTGACCGGCATCGTCGCGGATTGCGCGCCGGCCGCGATCCTGTCGACGACGTTCGTGCGCGACGACATGAGTCGCGTCGAAACCGGTTCGCCCGCGCTCGGCGGCCTGCACTGGATCGCGATCGACACGCTCGACGACGACGCCGAACGCAGCGCGCCGCGCCCCGTCGACCCTCGCGCGCCCGTCTATCTGCAATACACGTCGGGCTCGACCGGCGCGCCGAAGGGCGTGATGATCAGCCAACGGAACCTGCTGCACAACTCGGCGCTGATCGCGAGCCGCTTCGAGCACGACGCGAGCAGCCGCGGCGTGATCTGGCTGCCGCCGTATCACGACATGGGCCTGATCGGCGGCATCCTGCAGCCGCTCTACGTCGGCTTTCCGGTGACGCTGATGTCGCACGTCGATTTCCTCAAGCACCCGCTGCGCTGGCTGCGCGCGATCGGCGAGCGGCGCGCGACGACGAGCGGCGGGCCGAACTTCGCGTATCAGATGCTCGCGGCGATGCGCATCGCCGATGCCGATTTCGACAAGCTCGACCTGCGCTCATGGGACGTCGCGTTCGTCGGCGCGGAACCGATCCGGCCCGCCACGCTGCACGCGTTCGCGCAGCGCTTCGCACGCTGCGGCTTCGACGAGCGCGCGTTCTATCCGTGCTACGGCCTCGCCGAGCACACGCTGTTCATGACGGGCGGCCTGAAATCGCAGCCGCCCGTCGTCGCGGCTACGCCGCGCGGCACGGAGCCGGCGCGCGCCTCCGATGCGCGGCGCGCCGGCGCAGCGATCGGCTGCGGCGACGCGGCGCGCGACAGCCTGGCGCTGATCGTCGATCCCGACACGCGCATTCCGTGCGATGATGGCCGGGTCGGCGAAATCTGGGCGCAAGGGCCGAGCGTCGCGCTCGGCTACTGGAATAATCGGGCGCTGAGCGAGCAGACCTTCGAGGCCGAGTTGCCCGGCTACGGCGGGCGGTTCCTGCGCACCGGCGATTACGGCTATCGATCGGGGTCCGAAATTTTCGTCACGGGCCGACTGAAGGACATGATGCTGATTCGCGGCGCGAATCATTATCCGCACGACGTCGAGGCGACGATCGAGGAACTCGACGCCGAGCTGTTTCGTCCCGGCGGCTGCGCGGTGTTCGCGCTCGACACCGACGCAGCGCCGCAAGTGACCGTCGTGCGCGAGCTGCGGGCGCGCTATCTGAAGGCGTTCGGCGACGGGGGGCACGAAGCCGGCCGCACGCCCGACGCGCTGTTCGGCAGGCTGCGTCAGGCGATCAGTCTGCATCACGGCATTGCAGTACACCATATCGTCTTCACGTCGCCGTCGGCGATACCGAAGACGACGAGCGGAAAGGTCCAGCGGCACGCCTGTCGCGAACTGTTTCTCAACGACACGCTGCCGGTGATCACGCAGTGGCGCGCGCCATCCGGCGCGCCGAACGACACCCGGAACATCTGA
- a CDS encoding cupin domain-containing protein — protein MISPTIASLQKIAASFQLPVTSLIDASADEPTRIFYKHEDLTVVALGKHTIRQIGRNLSRRALQMMEDTYEPGADTGDAMLSHAGEEAGLVIRGHLEVTVGDQVAVLGPGEAYFFESRIPHRFRNRGNETCVVVAAATPPSL, from the coding sequence ATGATCAGTCCCACGATTGCGTCGCTGCAAAAAATCGCCGCCAGCTTCCAACTCCCCGTCACATCGTTGATTGACGCGAGCGCCGACGAGCCGACGAGGATCTTCTATAAGCACGAGGACCTGACCGTCGTCGCACTCGGCAAGCACACGATTCGACAGATCGGCCGGAACTTGAGCCGGCGCGCGTTGCAGATGATGGAAGACACCTATGAGCCAGGGGCCGACACCGGCGATGCGATGCTCAGCCATGCCGGCGAGGAAGCCGGACTGGTCATCCGGGGACATCTGGAAGTGACGGTCGGCGACCAGGTGGCCGTACTCGGCCCAGGCGAAGCCTATTTCTTCGAGAGTCGGATTCCTCATCGATTCCGAAATAGAGGCAACGAAACGTGCGTCGTCGTTGCGGCAGCCACGCCGCCGAGCCTGTAG
- a CDS encoding GlxA family transcriptional regulator has translation MHTVAVIAFEGISPFHLSVPCIVFGDDLARLGAPRYRLLICGEKTGLVPTMSGFSIDVPHDLSVLAEADTVIVPAWRDPCERPPEALLDALRVAHRRGARIAGLCLGTFILAEAGLLDGRTATTHWVWGDDFAQKYPKIRLDRKVLYIDDGNILTSAGTAAAIDCCLHLLRRDHGADVANHVARRMVVAPHRHGGQAQYIEQPLPKATAGDPLSAVLDWAIEHLEQPLCVDALAARAGMSRRNFTRRFKTKTGTTVSQWLLNHRLTAAQRLLETSDKTVERIAETVGFGSTVSLRQHFTAAYSISPGAYRKQFGRGFAAAS, from the coding sequence ATGCATACCGTCGCGGTCATCGCATTCGAAGGCATCAGCCCGTTCCACCTGTCGGTGCCGTGCATCGTGTTCGGCGACGACCTCGCGCGGCTCGGCGCGCCGCGCTATCGCTTGCTGATCTGCGGCGAGAAAACAGGGCTCGTGCCGACGATGTCGGGCTTCAGCATCGACGTGCCGCACGATCTGTCGGTGCTCGCCGAAGCGGACACGGTGATCGTGCCGGCGTGGCGCGATCCGTGCGAGCGGCCGCCCGAGGCGCTGCTGGACGCGCTGCGCGTCGCGCACCGGCGCGGCGCGCGAATCGCGGGCCTGTGCCTCGGCACGTTCATCCTCGCGGAAGCCGGCCTGCTCGACGGCCGCACCGCAACGACGCACTGGGTATGGGGCGACGATTTCGCGCAGAAGTACCCGAAGATCCGGCTCGACCGGAAGGTGCTGTACATCGACGACGGCAACATCCTCACGTCGGCGGGCACCGCGGCGGCGATCGACTGCTGCCTGCATCTGCTGCGCCGCGATCACGGCGCGGACGTCGCGAACCACGTCGCGCGCCGGATGGTCGTCGCGCCGCACCGGCACGGCGGGCAGGCGCAATACATCGAACAGCCGCTGCCGAAGGCGACGGCTGGCGACCCCTTGAGCGCAGTGCTCGACTGGGCGATCGAGCATCTCGAACAGCCGCTGTGCGTCGACGCGCTGGCGGCGCGCGCGGGCATGAGCCGCCGCAACTTCACGCGGCGCTTCAAGACGAAGACCGGCACGACGGTGTCGCAATGGCTGCTGAATCATCGGCTGACGGCCGCGCAGCGGCTGCTCGAGACGAGCGACAAGACAGTCGAGCGCATCGCGGAGACCGTCGGGTTCGGATCGACCGTGTCGCTGCGGCAGCACTTCACCGCCGCCTATTCGATTTCGCCGGGCGCGTATCGGAAGCAGTTCGGCCGCGGTTTCGCCGCCGCGAGCTGA
- a CDS encoding DMT family transporter — MLGSLCAAIGSNYTSSRLKNVGSLEVTAGSFLFGGLFTLPLVALAPVASVPHIVDYGYLLVLGSVMSGFAYVVYFKLVSAIGATRAISVEFAVTVVAVLVGALLLGENLSNAQIIGAVIIMSGCALVLGSVPGGRRRRVERYRPACSAARRDRA, encoded by the coding sequence CTGCTTGGCTCGCTTTGCGCCGCAATCGGCAGCAATTACACCAGCAGTCGACTGAAAAATGTCGGGTCGTTGGAAGTGACCGCAGGCTCATTTCTGTTCGGCGGTTTATTCACCCTGCCGCTGGTCGCGCTCGCGCCGGTCGCTTCGGTGCCGCATATCGTCGATTATGGGTATCTGCTCGTGCTCGGAAGCGTCATGAGCGGATTTGCTTACGTCGTCTATTTCAAGCTCGTGTCGGCGATTGGCGCGACGCGAGCGATCAGCGTCGAATTCGCGGTGACGGTCGTGGCCGTACTTGTCGGGGCGCTTCTGCTGGGCGAGAACCTCTCGAACGCCCAGATCATCGGAGCCGTCATCATCATGAGCGGCTGTGCGCTGGTGCTTGGGAGCGTTCCTGGCGGGCGGCGACGGCGCGTCGAGCGTTATCGGCCGGCGTGCTCCGCGGCCCGCAGGGACCGCGCGTAG
- a CDS encoding AMP-binding protein — MTSIALGNLPLERLQHWERARADDVWLVQPTGGGDVRRFTWREAIDEARRIAAHLRALDLPRGSNIAILSKNCAHWILADFAIWLSGHVSVPIYPTLGAESVRQVLTHCEAAALFVGKLDAWEPMRAGVPPQVRSIGLPCLSDASSVGATWDDIVRDTAPLAEHVTRAADELATIVYTSGTTGDPKGVMLTFGALGWCVEPVFDLIQIGPDDRMISYLPLSHVAERGYVEMLSVRAGFTIYFSESLDTFIADLQRARPTFFISVPRLWAKFRHAVANRLPPGPIPDAMKPLILQQLGLDQVRLAASAAAAIEPALLNWYRDLGLELLEGYGMSEVCGVSHSCRQHDMRPGYVGAPVRDVESRLAATGEIEIRSPGNTIGYYRRPDLSAALFTPDGFVRSGDKGELDEAGRLKITGRVKEIFKTSKGKYIAPSPIESRLATHPFVDACCVVGAGLPQPCALVSLSDEGRRFDGDGRRAALETSLGEHLERVNASLDDHEKLRFVVVVDSIWNETSGFVTPTFKVRRNRVEARYAPFLEAWDARGAAVVWESDGV; from the coding sequence TTGACCTCGATCGCCCTGGGCAACCTGCCCCTCGAACGCCTTCAGCACTGGGAACGCGCGCGCGCCGACGACGTATGGCTCGTGCAGCCGACGGGCGGCGGCGACGTGCGCCGCTTCACGTGGCGCGAGGCCATCGACGAAGCGCGCCGCATCGCCGCACATCTGCGCGCGCTCGATCTGCCGCGCGGATCGAACATCGCGATCCTGTCGAAAAACTGCGCGCACTGGATACTCGCCGATTTCGCGATCTGGCTGAGCGGCCACGTGTCGGTGCCGATCTATCCGACGCTCGGCGCCGAATCGGTCCGGCAGGTGCTCACGCACTGCGAAGCGGCGGCGCTGTTCGTCGGCAAGCTCGACGCGTGGGAGCCGATGCGCGCGGGCGTGCCGCCGCAGGTGCGCAGCATTGGCCTGCCCTGTCTGTCCGATGCGTCGTCCGTCGGCGCGACGTGGGACGACATCGTCCGCGACACGGCGCCGCTCGCGGAGCACGTGACGCGCGCGGCCGACGAGCTCGCGACGATCGTCTACACGTCGGGCACGACCGGCGACCCGAAAGGCGTGATGCTGACGTTCGGCGCGCTCGGCTGGTGCGTCGAGCCGGTCTTCGACCTGATCCAGATCGGCCCGGACGACCGGATGATCTCGTATCTGCCGCTGTCGCACGTCGCCGAGCGCGGCTACGTCGAAATGCTGTCGGTGCGCGCGGGCTTCACGATCTACTTCAGCGAATCGCTCGATACGTTCATCGCCGATCTGCAACGCGCGCGGCCGACGTTCTTCATCTCGGTGCCGCGCCTATGGGCGAAGTTCCGGCACGCGGTGGCGAACCGCCTGCCGCCAGGGCCGATTCCCGACGCGATGAAGCCGCTGATCCTGCAGCAGCTCGGCCTCGATCAGGTCCGCCTCGCCGCGAGCGCCGCCGCGGCGATCGAGCCCGCGCTGCTCAATTGGTATCGCGATCTCGGGCTCGAGCTGCTCGAAGGCTACGGGATGAGCGAAGTGTGCGGCGTGTCGCACTCGTGCCGGCAGCACGACATGCGGCCCGGCTATGTCGGCGCGCCGGTGCGGGACGTCGAGAGCCGCCTCGCCGCGACGGGCGAGATCGAGATCCGCTCGCCCGGCAACACGATCGGCTATTACAGGCGCCCCGATCTGAGCGCCGCGCTCTTCACGCCCGACGGCTTCGTGCGCAGCGGCGACAAGGGCGAGCTCGACGAAGCGGGCCGCCTGAAGATCACCGGGCGCGTAAAGGAAATCTTCAAGACGAGCAAGGGCAAGTACATCGCGCCGTCGCCGATCGAGAGCCGGCTCGCGACGCATCCGTTCGTCGACGCGTGCTGCGTGGTCGGCGCGGGGCTGCCGCAGCCGTGCGCGCTCGTGTCGCTGTCCGACGAGGGCCGCCGGTTCGACGGCGACGGCCGGCGCGCGGCGCTCGAGACATCGCTCGGCGAGCATCTCGAGCGCGTCAACGCAAGCCTCGACGATCACGAGAAGCTGCGCTTCGTCGTGGTCGTCGATTCGATCTGGAACGAGACGAGCGGCTTCGTCACGCCGACGTTCAAGGTGCGCCGCAATCGTGTGGAGGCGCGGTATGCGCCGTTTCTCGAGGCGTGGGATGCGCGCGGGGCGGCGGTCGTTTGGGAGTCCGATGGGGTTTGA
- a CDS encoding acyl-CoA desaturase produces MSSGQPPSTNEGASQPEGAIGSAIPASFSSGSHGFARTTTISPRSAVRLDRRIAAAVTLLPALGTVAAIASWIGGHGPGAVEWIVFAIFYFATALGLEVGFHRHVTHKAFKAKPWVRAALIALGSMGAHGPVNWWASTHRRHHSTSDGDGDPHSPHLSGEDIGGRLKGLYHSHMGWLFVGESTRPAGWEKYVPDLYQDPLVFRQHMAYYRWVAIGLALPPLVCGLASRSWMGVLLGFLWGDMVRIFAVSHCIWALNSLCHVIGRRDFHTTAHDRSRNSLLLAIPTFGQGWHNNHHAFPASAFTGLHWWQIDPGGLFVRVLERLRLVYDVHRPNAELIEKKRIAP; encoded by the coding sequence ATGAGTTCCGGCCAGCCTCCGTCCACGAACGAAGGTGCGAGCCAGCCCGAGGGTGCGATCGGAAGCGCGATTCCCGCGTCTTTTTCTTCCGGCTCGCATGGCTTCGCCCGCACGACAACGATCTCGCCCCGCTCCGCCGTCCGCCTCGATCGCCGCATCGCCGCCGCCGTCACGCTGCTCCCCGCGTTGGGCACGGTCGCCGCGATCGCGTCATGGATCGGCGGTCATGGGCCGGGCGCCGTCGAATGGATCGTGTTCGCGATCTTCTATTTCGCAACCGCGCTCGGGCTCGAAGTCGGCTTTCATCGCCACGTGACGCACAAGGCGTTCAAGGCGAAGCCGTGGGTGCGCGCCGCGCTGATCGCGCTCGGCTCGATGGGCGCGCACGGCCCAGTCAACTGGTGGGCGTCGACGCATCGCCGCCATCATTCGACGAGCGACGGCGACGGCGATCCGCATTCGCCGCACCTGTCGGGCGAAGACATCGGCGGGCGGCTCAAGGGCCTGTATCACAGCCACATGGGCTGGCTCTTCGTCGGCGAATCGACGCGGCCGGCGGGATGGGAGAAATATGTGCCCGACCTCTATCAGGACCCGCTCGTCTTCCGGCAGCACATGGCGTACTACCGCTGGGTCGCGATCGGCCTCGCGCTGCCGCCGCTCGTCTGCGGGCTCGCGTCGCGCTCGTGGATGGGCGTGCTGCTCGGCTTCCTGTGGGGCGACATGGTGCGGATCTTCGCGGTCAGCCACTGCATCTGGGCGCTGAATTCGCTGTGCCACGTGATCGGCCGGCGCGACTTCCACACGACCGCGCACGACCGCAGCCGCAACAGCCTGCTGCTCGCGATCCCGACGTTCGGGCAGGGCTGGCACAACAACCATCACGCGTTCCCCGCGTCCGCGTTCACCGGGCTGCACTGGTGGCAGATCGATCCGGGCGGGCTGTTCGTGCGCGTGCTGGAACGCCTGCGCCTCGTCTACGACGTGCATCGTCCGAACGCGGAACTCATCGAAAAGAAGCGCATCGCACCATGA
- a CDS encoding acyl-CoA desaturase — protein MKDASAGRASGHLSRASSARHLGVAAIPAAGTAAAIALWARFGLAPRAHDIAILVVFYVLNILGMELALHRYFAHRTFKAKPPVKIALAILGSLAYMGPLMWWVAIHRLHHANADQPGDPHTPQLGGRDFVGRAKGILHGHVGWLFDPPSARPNGWNQYANDMYRDPALLRIHLAYDYWLLLGLLLPGAIGWLLDPSWQGALLGLLWGGTVRIFLATNAIWAVNSIGHALGGRRPFPGRDQSRNMGWLAILTLGAGWHNNHHAFPQYASTRLTRWQIDVTGMLIALLERLGLVWDVQHPDRDAIRERLANARRDDA, from the coding sequence ATGAAGGACGCGTCCGCCGGTCGCGCGTCCGGGCATCTGTCCCGCGCGTCGTCCGCGCGCCATCTCGGCGTCGCGGCGATACCCGCCGCCGGCACGGCCGCCGCGATCGCGCTCTGGGCTCGATTCGGCCTCGCGCCGCGCGCGCATGACATCGCGATACTCGTGGTCTTCTACGTGCTCAACATCCTCGGCATGGAGCTCGCGCTGCATCGCTACTTCGCGCATCGCACGTTCAAGGCAAAGCCGCCCGTGAAGATCGCGCTCGCGATCCTCGGTTCGCTCGCGTACATGGGGCCGCTGATGTGGTGGGTCGCGATTCACCGGCTGCATCACGCGAACGCCGACCAGCCAGGCGACCCGCACACGCCGCAACTCGGCGGGCGCGACTTCGTCGGCCGCGCGAAGGGCATCCTGCACGGCCACGTCGGCTGGCTGTTCGATCCGCCGTCCGCGCGCCCGAATGGCTGGAACCAGTATGCGAACGACATGTACCGCGATCCGGCGCTGCTGCGCATCCATCTCGCGTATGACTACTGGCTGCTGCTCGGCCTGCTGCTGCCGGGCGCGATCGGCTGGCTGCTCGATCCGTCGTGGCAAGGCGCGCTGCTCGGCCTGCTGTGGGGCGGGACCGTGCGGATCTTTCTCGCGACGAACGCGATCTGGGCGGTCAATTCGATCGGCCACGCGCTCGGCGGCCGCCGGCCGTTTCCCGGCCGCGACCAGAGCCGCAACATGGGGTGGCTCGCGATCCTGACGCTCGGCGCCGGCTGGCACAACAACCATCACGCGTTTCCGCAGTATGCGAGCACGCGCTTGACCCGCTGGCAGATCGACGTGACCGGCATGCTGATCGCGCTGCTCGAACGGCTCGGACTCGTGTGGGACGTGCAGCACCCCGATCGGGACGCGATTCGCGAGCGGCTCGCGAACGCGCGGCGCGACGATGCGTGA
- a CDS encoding amidohydrolase family protein, producing MTTLRIFDARVHVLPDVVAKLVWKNYERDAWKIRYELLAEQSIAFLKAHGIARAAGICYAGQPGIAPFLNDFVAQLAARHPAFVVPFGTVHPHDRDCARETVRVLDELGFAGLKIHCHLLRIAPDDDALAPVFEALAERGKVLNLHSGAFAKNNARMDEIRRLCNVGRFRRAMRRTPELKVVVPHIGYDEVQAYLDLLDEFPNLHFDTAMAFGGHRVATGEAVPDVRPLRETRHTRGAHPRLPAPWKPALEQLVPQMCDRPDRFLYGSDFPLIPYEWDFEIGQLTRYLPAEVLHKVLWDNACALFGGDASNAGDTGDAGVRAHASAAPLAASRPAAEPTR from the coding sequence ATGACGACACTCAGGATCTTCGATGCGCGCGTGCACGTGTTGCCGGATGTCGTAGCGAAGCTCGTCTGGAAGAACTACGAGCGCGACGCGTGGAAGATTCGCTACGAGCTGCTCGCCGAGCAATCGATCGCATTCCTGAAGGCGCACGGCATCGCGCGCGCAGCCGGCATCTGCTATGCGGGGCAGCCGGGCATCGCGCCGTTTCTGAACGACTTCGTCGCGCAACTGGCGGCGCGGCATCCTGCATTCGTCGTGCCGTTCGGCACCGTGCATCCGCATGACCGCGATTGCGCGCGCGAGACCGTTCGCGTGCTCGACGAGCTCGGCTTCGCCGGCCTCAAGATCCACTGTCATCTGCTGAGGATCGCGCCTGACGACGACGCGCTCGCGCCTGTTTTCGAAGCGCTCGCCGAACGCGGCAAGGTGCTGAACCTGCATTCCGGCGCATTCGCGAAAAACAACGCGCGGATGGACGAAATCCGCCGCCTCTGCAACGTCGGGCGGTTTCGGCGCGCGATGCGGCGCACGCCGGAGCTGAAGGTCGTCGTCCCGCACATCGGCTATGACGAAGTGCAGGCGTACCTCGATCTGCTCGACGAATTCCCGAACCTGCATTTCGATACCGCGATGGCATTCGGCGGCCATCGCGTCGCGACGGGCGAGGCCGTGCCCGATGTCCGGCCGCTGCGCGAGACGCGCCATACGCGCGGCGCGCATCCGCGGCTGCCCGCGCCCTGGAAGCCCGCGCTCGAGCAACTGGTGCCGCAGATGTGCGACCGTCCGGATCGCTTCCTGTACGGCAGCGATTTCCCGCTGATTCCGTATGAGTGGGATTTCGAGATCGGGCAACTGACGCGCTACTTGCCAGCGGAGGTGCTGCACAAGGTGTTGTGGGACAACGCCTGCGCATTGTTCGGCGGCGATGCGAGCAACGCAGGCGATACGGGCGACGCAGGCGTGCGCGCACATGCTTCGGCCGCCCCGCTCGCCGCGAGCCGACCAGCCGCGGAGCCGACGCGATGA
- a CDS encoding cysteine hydrolase family protein yields MSHPTIRTLAGASAPQAIEAASAALLVIDFQNEYFSGKLPIPDGDRALRNTRRLVAHADRAGIRVFHIQHVTPAGGPVFAEDGDGVRFHAELQPAANHQVLRKTSVSAFPTTDLDARLKAAGVETLIIAGLMTHACVSGAARDAVPLGYDVIVVDDACATRDLDRADGSVLPHADLHRAALATVDDTFGDVMATDDVLKLPLV; encoded by the coding sequence ATGAGCCATCCCACCATTCGCACCCTGGCCGGCGCGAGCGCTCCGCAGGCAATCGAAGCCGCGAGCGCCGCGCTGCTGGTGATCGATTTCCAGAACGAATATTTCAGCGGCAAGCTGCCGATTCCCGACGGCGACCGCGCGCTGCGCAACACGCGGCGTCTCGTCGCGCACGCCGATCGCGCCGGCATCCGCGTGTTCCACATTCAGCACGTGACGCCCGCCGGCGGCCCGGTGTTCGCCGAGGACGGCGACGGCGTGCGCTTCCACGCGGAGCTGCAACCGGCGGCGAATCATCAGGTGCTGCGCAAGACGTCCGTCAGCGCGTTTCCGACGACCGACCTCGATGCGCGCCTGAAGGCCGCCGGCGTCGAGACGCTGATCATCGCGGGCCTGATGACGCATGCGTGCGTGTCGGGTGCCGCGCGCGACGCGGTGCCGCTCGGCTACGACGTGATCGTCGTCGACGACGCGTGCGCGACGCGCGATCTCGATCGCGCGGACGGCAGCGTGCTGCCGCACGCCGACCTGCATCGCGCCGCGCTCGCGACCGTCGACGACACGTTCGGCGACGTGATGGCGACCGACGACGTGTTGAAGCTGCCGCTCGTCTGA
- a CDS encoding acyl carrier protein: protein MKSATLKAVEIEARSHEEIVGWMSGYLAARLHADSGSIDVSRQFIEYGLDSADAMRMVGDLEDFLGFELSPSLPYQYPTIDTLARALADLSAGR, encoded by the coding sequence ATGAAGAGCGCCACCCTGAAGGCAGTGGAAATCGAAGCAAGAAGCCACGAGGAAATCGTCGGCTGGATGAGCGGCTATCTGGCCGCCAGGCTGCACGCCGACAGCGGCTCGATCGACGTGAGCAGGCAGTTCATCGAATACGGCCTCGATTCGGCCGACGCGATGAGGATGGTCGGCGATCTCGAGGACTTTCTCGGCTTCGAGCTGTCCCCGAGCCTGCCCTATCAATATCCGACGATCGACACGCTCGCCCGCGCGCTCGCCGATCTGTCGGCCGGACGATAG
- a CDS encoding class I SAM-dependent methyltransferase — translation MTVHLESREAVAPNRGAPYGASADAIQYHYDIGNAFLALAQERGRNYSCAMYEAGDTHEQAQIRKLDYHIAQIRGHGAARVLDIGCGWGALLDRLVTVAGVKEAVGLTLSNEQIRYIGEQYAHPNVDVLLRNWQDYAPEQPFDGIISLGAFEHFAKIDEDKGQAYRHFFRKCHDFLKPGGRLSLQTMGYGDVPRDRRHSDLFIAREVFPESDLPYLADIVRASEMLFEVELVRNDRHDYVKTMRAWFENLRAHRREALELAPLDVVERYERLYRTMSYSFDLGAFVLYRITFRRIEPNRIDAGAQHRAALA, via the coding sequence ATGACCGTCCATCTCGAGAGCCGCGAAGCCGTCGCGCCGAACCGCGGCGCGCCGTACGGCGCGTCCGCCGACGCGATCCAGTACCACTACGACATCGGCAATGCGTTCCTCGCGCTCGCGCAGGAGCGCGGCCGCAACTACTCGTGCGCGATGTACGAGGCAGGCGATACGCACGAGCAGGCGCAGATCCGCAAGCTCGACTACCACATCGCGCAGATCCGGGGGCACGGCGCGGCGCGCGTGCTCGACATCGGCTGCGGCTGGGGCGCGCTGCTCGACCGGCTCGTCACGGTCGCCGGCGTGAAGGAAGCCGTCGGGCTCACGCTGTCGAACGAGCAGATCCGCTACATCGGCGAGCAATACGCGCACCCGAACGTCGACGTGCTGCTGCGCAACTGGCAGGACTACGCGCCCGAGCAGCCGTTCGACGGCATCATCTCGCTCGGCGCGTTCGAGCACTTCGCGAAGATCGACGAAGACAAGGGGCAGGCGTACCGGCACTTCTTCAGGAAATGCCACGACTTCCTGAAGCCGGGCGGGCGCCTTTCGCTGCAGACGATGGGCTACGGCGACGTGCCGCGCGACCGGCGGCATTCGGACCTCTTCATCGCACGCGAAGTCTTTCCGGAATCGGACCTGCCGTATCTCGCGGACATCGTTCGCGCGTCCGAGATGCTGTTCGAAGTCGAGCTCGTGCGCAACGATCGCCACGACTATGTGAAGACGATGCGCGCGTGGTTCGAGAACCTGCGCGCGCATCGCCGCGAGGCGCTCGAGCTCGCGCCGCTCGACGTGGTCGAGCGCTATGAGCGGCTTTACCGGACGATGAGCTATTCGTTCGATCTCGGCGCGTTCGTGCTGTACCGGATCACGTTCCGGCGCATCGAGCCGAACCGGATCGACGCCGGCGCGCAGCATCGGGCGGCGCTCGCATGA
- a CDS encoding PaaI family thioesterase, which yields MQEKLDADYFNRFGADYLPGLLGVVIKQVEKNHVLAELTIRQAVLAHGILHAGTIVSLADTACGYGCLASLPEGASSFSTLELKSNFMGSARDGAIVCDARAIHGGRMTQVWDATVRHRETDKLLATFRCTQMILWPTK from the coding sequence ATGCAAGAGAAACTGGACGCGGACTACTTCAACCGATTCGGCGCCGACTATCTGCCGGGCCTGCTCGGCGTCGTCATCAAGCAGGTCGAGAAAAACCACGTGCTCGCCGAGCTGACGATCCGCCAGGCCGTGCTCGCGCACGGCATCCTTCATGCGGGCACGATCGTGAGCCTCGCCGATACCGCGTGCGGCTACGGATGCCTCGCGAGCCTGCCGGAGGGCGCGTCCAGTTTCAGCACGCTCGAGCTGAAGAGCAATTTCATGGGCTCGGCGCGCGACGGCGCGATCGTCTGCGACGCGCGCGCGATTCATGGCGGCCGCATGACGCAGGTGTGGGACGCAACCGTCCGGCATCGCGAGACGGACAAGCTGCTCGCGACGTTCCGCTGCACGCAGATGATCCTCTGGCCGACGAAGTAA